The Pyrus communis chromosome 8, drPyrComm1.1, whole genome shotgun sequence region TTCGGTACCACCCTTTCGATCATCCAACTCTTCCCTCTCTGGCATGTCTACACGCGGTCTTTGCTTTCTGTCGGTGCAACGACGTCAGCTCCTCCCCATCCATCGAACCTAAATCGAAACCAACCCCAGCCCCTCCTTTCCAAAGCACCCCACTCTTCCCTCTCTCCTCCTCGCTCTAGCATCCCTACCACCTAGCCTCTGATCCAAAGCAATCGCAGCCTCTCCTTTCCAAATTAAAGTTTGGCAAAACGGGTCATTTGGCGGCATCGAAAGCAGGACCCATCGAGGCAACGGCAAAAGCCCAAACCCACAAAGCCCCACCTCTAGATGAATGGCACGACTGTAAATAAAGTAAAATCTACCCCAAAACACTTTCCATGAGTACAATTCGATTTCATCCTTtcctttagactaaagtaatttgactaaaaaacctAATATCATTGTacaaatgaataatattagagaATTTATCATATATAGCTAAAATTTAgaaagttttaatgaaaagcctatgatactgttcactttaacgaaaaatcatatttttacactaaaataaaaatgaaaatggtttgaaaactttgagttttaacgataagtacaaaataaaaggtaaaatgaatagtaccaaaattgactttttaatgtaaaaatataatttttttgttaaaatgaaaagTACTaagaatttttcattaaaatatcttaaaaattaaagagtaaatattaattatatataaaaaattgccATAATATTACGTGTCGGTCTTGCAAGGAAACTGAAAATTAAATCAACAATTAATTACCCCGAAGCCGTCCGTGTACGCGCGGTAGTGAACAGTAGGAAGGCGAGAACAAAAAAGCGGCGAACATGTCAGAATTTCATGTCATAACACAACGAAAAGTCGCTCGCAGCCTCCTCCTAACACCAGAGACAAACCCTCACTTGGTCTCCTGGTTTTCCATCATCCACACCCCCCCCCGGCGGAACCCAGATCCCGCAACCGCCGGACTCGTTCGATTCAACTGTCAGCCCCGATCCACCATCTTTGACTGATTAACGACCATGGTTCGGACCAATTAAGACCCAGGAGGAGATGAACGTGAGCCATGGGTCGGTTCACCCAGTTGAAGATGTACCCACCACAGATGGGGCCGGCCCGAACCCGCTCCGGGTCCGAATGAAGGATCTTCCGGGCATGCCCGGCACCCCGGGCGGCCTCGTCTTGCGCCTCGCCCAGTTTTTCTTCTCCGCCGCCGCGCTTGTCGTCATGGCCACCACCTCCGACTTCCCCTCCGTCACCGCGTTTTGGTGGGTAGCCGCCACAACTGAACCCATATCTTTTTTTCagcttattttttgtttattcttttaattATGCTTTAAATTTCAATCTGATAGGTTTTTGAGTTTGTTGTGTTTCGTGTGTGGATTTCAGCTACCTTGTTGCAGCTACTGGTTTGCAGTGCTTGTGGAGCTTGTCGTTGGGCATTGTTGACGTTTATGCCCTTCTAGTAAGGCGTTCTTTGCAGAACCATGGAGTTGTGTGCTTGTTCACCCTCGGCGATGGGGTAAGACCAATCGTAATTTCGAGTATTTCCTTAGGAGATTTCAGTGTTttcaacaatttggaaatgTGGTTCTTGTTGCTTTTGTTTGGTTTTACTTTTTACATTCAAATTGAAGCATTTTCGAGTTTTTATCAGTCCACCATTTGTGAATTTTACTTGTAAATAGCCGAAAAAGTTATTGCCTTCTTTACCAGCTGTATAACTTTTTAATTAGTATTGGTGAATCTAATTGGTGCTGATAGTGCAAAACATAATGGATCTGATTCTTAGGCTAAATGGACTGGCTGAGAATTGATGACCATTTCTTTTGGGAATCAACGGTGGTTTTAGGCATCAACATAATTGATGACCATTTCGTCAGAACTTTGTCAAAGTAGCATGGTCCTACATTGTCTTATGGATGTTAACTTGCTATTCCTAAGTAGCTAACCAAATATAGATGATTATGTTGGAAACTTAACTAATGTGTGAATTGAAATAAGCTTATATAGTCACCGTTGAAGAATTGATGCGAGTAGAAGGCCCAACATAGTTGGTCAGTGAACTTCTATGAAAACCTCTATCAAATTCATGTCTGAATTGCTTGAAGATTTGATATAGAAAAATATCGGCATGGTTTACTACTAAATAGTGATACCATGTAtaataaaagttgaaaaatcCCATGCGAGTGTACTCCCTTAACTTGCTCTCGATTTCCTTCTGTTGTTATTATCAACATTTTCTCTTGTTTGCAACATTTTCCCTTGTTTGCTTTTGCACAGTCTCAATTTGGGCATTTACTTATTCGCTATGCTCAATTTACAGAGTCTAAATTGTCAACATTCCCATTGTTTGATGCAGGTGACCTCCACTCTTACATTTGCTGCTGCTTGTGCTTCTGCGGGCATCACAGTTCTCATTGACAATGATCTTGATGGCTGTGCCCGCAACCATTGTGCACAATTTGAAACAGCTACAGCCATGGCTTTCATATCCTGGTTCGCTGCATTACCATCTTTTCTCTTGAATTTCTGGTCACTGGCATCTCGATGAATGCATGTATAATGAAAAAACACTCGAGAAGAGAATGATGACACAAGCCATGTTTGAATGCTAGCGAAGCTTATTGtgttttgcatgatttttctTGCCACTGCAATCTGCTTTAGAGTGAAACTTGTACTTTTGTGTGTATAGTTGCTGTGACATCAAATATTCGTGGTCGTGAATGTGGGTTGGTTAGTTATCTTGTCAACTAAACATTTACATGTAGTGTGAAGAGATGTATGTTTTCATGTTATAATAGATTCTATTCTGCCTCAGCTTTTCTTGCGCCTTTCTTTCCGTTCTTTTTTTTGCACTTAGAGTGATTTGGGAAGGAGAAAGCACTGCATTTGTCATTTTAGACATTTAATGTCAGATATGATTCTCATCCTGAGGCACCATCGCTCGTTGGTTGACTGTTTTGCGGCGTTGCCTTAATTTTTGGTTTATAAAAATTGCTATCGCACGTCTGGTCTCTAATGTAACTCTGATATTTAAGGGATGACAGTTGAATACGTTGATTTTCATTTTGACGAAGGAATTTTGACTCgaaattacattatttttcGATTTCAGTCATTGTGTGTGACCAGAATACCACTTGGTTCAGCATAGTTCGGGTCAAATTTTTGTTACTTCATCCTAGGTTAATACTCAAATACCATTCAGCACTAGATGGTAATTGATTACTTGATTAGCCTGAGTCTTTCCGTTGAGTGTAATGTTACTTGCCTTGTCGTTCCGGTCTTCACAGCCGATTCCGTGGATCAAAGAATCGGCAGATCCCGAATTCATGCATCAAAGAATGGGCAGGTACATGGTCGTTGATTGTGCTTGCATTCCGCTCGACAAGCACGGAAAAACTCGTACCCGCATCTACAAACACCATACATGAAAAAATATAAGACGATCACCAAGTGATCAGAATACATGAAAAAACCAACAACAATCTGAAGCTCTAATGTATGGCAGGAGTGATATGCATGCACGGGCAAAGGGAGCTCAAGTACGCACCTGGACTGAGTTTTCACGTATTCCAAATCGCCCCTCTTTCTTTCTGGCCATCGAGGAAAAGAGTGGTTAATCATCCGGTGAATACCTCAACTCCGGCAGCCATTGATTTCTACCGAACGAAGAGAGGCAGAAGATACTTGGAGACTTGTTAGTTCCGAACAGCTTTGAATCTCCAATTTGCGAACACGACTCTGAACCAAAACGGATGGTCGACTCTCACACATGCTTTATTTCCAAAGATGCACCGGCTTTCTAGCAGACTCGGCGTCTCTAACAATTTGGAGCAATATTTTATCTTCAATTCGCGGAGGGATGGGAAACGAAATGGCACATTTGTCGAGTTTGAACAGTGACAAACGCAGCTCCTCAAAGCAAGGTGAATCAAATCACTCTTCTCAAATTCGAAATCTTTCTTCAACAAACTCGGTCATGTTTACTTTGATTACTTAAATGCATGTGAGCATAGCAAATTGCAACACAGTTACAGATTTTGGATGCTTCAaagcaaaaattaaattaaattaattacaaaacttCTTTTCCTTTCCCACATTTcagcttttcttttttctcaatCTTCTTTTGCGTGTTCAAGCGGAAGAAAGGTGAGAGGGATGGAATAAATTAAAACGTTCACACAAAAGACCAGTTTATGAAGCAGAAGGCAAGGCAATGGACAGAGTTCTCTTCTGCTGCAACTACTTTCCATGCAATCGCTTGCTCGTACGATACGTGGCGTCCCATCGTCGACATGCAGATGCCAGCCGGCAAGTATGCAAACCCCTGACAAGGAAGAAACAATAAAAGATGAGTTAGGCTACAACGGGAAAATATGGTGGTGGAAAGATGGATGAATCTGATGTAACATATACCTGGTTCATTAGCTTAGCAAAGTCTGCACACAACGTCTTGCGTCCGGACTCATCGAAAATCTTGTCCAATGAGATGTCCTGAAGGGCAACTAACGATGTCTCCAGCATGTCAAGTCCTGCCTGGTTTGCAAAGATGAAAACCGGCATTGACTGCAGAACGAACAATTGCACAGATTACGATCTCCACAGATTATTAAACAGAATGACATGCTCAATTTG contains the following coding sequences:
- the LOC137742086 gene encoding CASP-like protein 5A2 produces the protein MNVSHGSVHPVEDVPTTDGAGPNPLRVRMKDLPGMPGTPGGLVLRLAQFFFSAAALVVMATTSDFPSVTAFCYLVAATGLQCLWSLSLGIVDVYALLVRRSLQNHGVVCLFTLGDGVTSTLTFAAACASAGITVLIDNDLDGCARNHCAQFETATAMAFISWFAALPSFLLNFWSLASR